In a single window of the Bubalus kerabau isolate K-KA32 ecotype Philippines breed swamp buffalo chromosome 18, PCC_UOA_SB_1v2, whole genome shotgun sequence genome:
- the LOC129633345 gene encoding 40S ribosomal protein S27-like, translating into MISVPYFCPGCYKITTVFSHAQTVVLCVGCSTVLCQPTGGKARLTEGCSFRRKQH; encoded by the exons ATGATTAG cgttccatatttttgcCCAGGATGCTATAAAATCACCACCGTCTTTAGCCATGCACAAACAGTAGTCTTGTGTGTTGGCTGCTCTACTGTCCTCTGCCAGCCTACAGGAGGAAAAGCAAGGCTTACAGAAGGATGCTCTTTCAGACGGAAGCAGCACTAA